From the Candidatus Methylomirabilota bacterium genome, the window TTCGGCCGCGAGCTCGGTGACGTGCGCGGCAAGCCGGTGGCCGATGCGCTCCCGGTCGCCGTGATGACTCAGCTGGCGCCCGCCATGACCAATCCGTCCGCCACCGGGGTGTTCCTCATCCGGACGGGCACCGGCGAGGCCGCCGGCCTCGAGCTGACGGTGACCTGTTCGCCGATCCCGTGGGGCGGACGTGCGGAGGCCGGGTTACTGCTGGTGGCGAAGGATGTGACCGAGCAGCGGCGGTGGGAAGAGCAGATGACGCGCTCGGAGAAGCTCTCGGCGCTGGGGCAGCTCGCCATGGGGATGGCCCACGACTTCAACAACCTCCTCCAGGCCATCCTCGGTCATACCCAGCTCATCGCCAGCGATCCGACCCCGGATCGGCTCGTCAAGGGCCTGACCACGATCGAGCAGGCCGTGCGCGACGGGGTGGAGACCGTCGGTCGGATCAAGCGCTACGCCCGGCGGGAGCGCGAGAGCCAGCCGGAGCTGGTCGACCTCCGGGAGGTGGTGCGGCAGGTCGTCGAGATCGCCCGGCCGCGCTGGTCGCACAGCGGCCTCGCCGGCGCGGCCATCGTCGTCAGCGAGGACCTCCAGCCCGTGCCGCCCGTCCGGGCGCGAGGCGGCGACCTCCGGGAAGTGCTGATGAACCTCGTGCTCAACGCCGCGGACGCCATGCCGCGGGGAGGCACCATCCGACTCGAGACCCGCGGCCAGGGGGACTGGGCCGTCCTGGCGGTCGCCGACACGGGGACGGGGATCCCGGAGGAGTTGCGCCGTCGCATCTTCGAGCCATTCTTCACGACCAAGGACACGGGCACCGGGCTCGGCCTCTCCATCGTGTCGGGGATCATCTCGAGCTACGGGGGCGCCATCGACGTGGAGGCCGGGGCGAGCGGAGGCACGACCTTCACGATTCGGCTGCCCGCGGCCTAGCTTAGCTAAATCGGAGCAAGCGCGGGCGAATTTCGCGGAGTTCCAGGATGTCGCGCTCATCCGTGGCAGCATTCCGTGTCAGGGATTGATTCTCAGGCCGTGAGTACTCTGCCGCTGCTCTCGATCGGCGTGCCGGTCTACAACGGTGAGCGGTATTTGGCCCAAGCTCTCGACTCGGCCCTGGCGCAGGACTACGACAATCTGGAGATCCTGATCTCGGACAACGCATCGACCGATTCGACGGCCGACATCTGCCAGCGATACGCGCGCGCCGACACGCGGGTGCGCTACGCCCGGACCTGCGAGACGAGCTACGTGAAAGTCAACCTAGCCCGGGCCCTCTCGATGGCGCGGGGGAAGTACTTCACCTGGCTTGCACACGACGACATCTTGAACAGCCCCGACTATGGGCGCACGCTAGTGAGTGTCCTCGACGGCGCCCCGGACATCGTCCTGTGTGCGTCGGCGCTCGAGCTGTGGCACGTGGACGACCCCCAGACGCGAACGATTCTGTCGTATCCCGACTTCGCCGTCGACGACTGGCCCACGGCGCGCCAGGCACTCTTTCGCTGGCCCCAGCATGGCTGGGACTCGTTAGTGTTTGGGGTGTTCAGACGCGAGGTCTTACAGGAGGCGGTCGCGGACGATCCGTATCTCAGGCGGCTCCTTCTCCACAAACTTGCGGCCGCCGGACGATTTGTCGTGTTGCCGGCCGCGCTCCGGACGTGCCGCCTCCGGGAGGACTCGACAGCCAGGTTGCTCGTGAGCGACAAGGCCCCATTCGAACTGCTGCGCCAGGGGGTCGAGATCAAATGGCTCCTGTTCAAGACCGCCCTGCGATACCCGGTGCCCTTTGGCGAGCGGGTTCCTCTCATCCTGGAAACTCTCCGCAATTTTCTGGTCAGCCACGTCGCCTGGGCAGAAAGCGCTCGGCACCGACTCCGAAACCTCGATCGGGAACTGAAGATGCTTGCCGCGGCTGCCGTGGAGCGCAAACGGCTTCTCAGCCTGCAGGATCGGGAACTGCGCACACTCGAGGTTGCCGCGCGATCTCTCGGATGGGACGCCGATGAGCCCCTGCGGCCGGAACCCTTCGAGGTAGGCGGCATTCCCCCGGGCGGCCTGCGCTTGAAGCGATCCCTCAATCCATTTCGCCGACCCGACCTGGCGGAGATCGACCTATTGAGGCAGCTTAAGCCGCAGGTGAGCGAGGCGCAACGTATCTGCCGGGACTTACTCACCATGCTTGAATCGCAGGATCATGAGATCAAGCGACGTCGAGACCTTGTCGAAGGCCGTCGGCGAAAAGCCTGATGGCCGCAGACGACGGTGTTGTTTGGTTGACGCACCCAAGCAGGAAATACCGCCCGGCTTAGTGCGTTGTGGAGGATCCGGCGAGGCGGCCGAGGAGACGGGACAGGTCCTCCAGCCGAAACGGCTTGGACAGGATCTCGACGCGGCCCAGGGCGGCGAGGTGAACCGGATCGAGCTGATCGCCCCATCCGGTCACGAACAGGATCGGCACCGCACTCCCGCGCGCCCGCACGGCTTCCGCGAGCTTCCAGCCCGAGTATCCCGGCAGGCTCACGTCCGTCAGCACGAGGTCGTACTCGCCGGTCCGCGCCAGTCGCATCCCTTCCGTCCCGTCCGCCGCCGTGAGGAGGCTGTGCCCCCAGGCCGTCAGTGCCTCCTGGATGACCTCGCGGACTTCCTCCTCGTCCTCGATCAGGAGGACCCGGAGGCGGGGCGCGGGAAGCGACGCGGACTCCACGCGGTCCGTGGGCGGCGCTTCGTCGGCGGCCGGAAGGGTGAGGATGATCGTCGTCCCCTCCCCGAGCCGCGAGTCGATCTCCATGCCCCCGTCATGCCGCCCGATGATGCCGTAGGCCATGGCCAGGCCGAGACCGGAGGACTGAGGCCCCTTGGTCGTGAAGAACGGCTCGAACGCGCGCCGCCGCGCTTCCTCGGTCATGCCGGTTCCCGTGTCGCTCACCCGGACTTCGATCCGACCTCCGACGAGCCGGGTCGATACCCGAAGCTCTCCACCGTCCGGCATCGCATCGAAGGCGTTCAGGAACAGGTTGAGGAATACTTCCCGCAGCTCGGAGGCCTCGGCCAGCACTGGCGGGATGGCCTGGAAGTTCGTGGCGACCCGGTACGTACGGCCGGTCGCCTGCGCCTCGTTCTCCCAGCGCGCCCGGGTGAGCTCGAGCGCGTCGGCGACGAGCTCGTTGATGCGCACGTGGCCCGCGGCCGGGCGGCGGCGGACACGGCTGACCTCCTGGATGCGCCGCACGGTGCTGGCTCCATCCTGGGCGAGCTTCTCGATGATCTCGAGCCCTCGGCGAATCTTCGGGTCCTGGACATCGCGCAGGAGGAGCTGGGCGCGGCCGAGGATCCCGGCCAGCATGTTGTTGAAGTCGTGGGCGATCCCCGACGCCATCTCCCCGAGGGCCCGGAACCGCTCGGACCGGATCTGGCGTTCCTGGGACGCCCG encodes:
- a CDS encoding glycosyltransferase family 2 protein translates to MSTLPLLSIGVPVYNGERYLAQALDSALAQDYDNLEILISDNASTDSTADICQRYARADTRVRYARTCETSYVKVNLARALSMARGKYFTWLAHDDILNSPDYGRTLVSVLDGAPDIVLCASALELWHVDDPQTRTILSYPDFAVDDWPTARQALFRWPQHGWDSLVFGVFRREVLQEAVADDPYLRRLLLHKLAAAGRFVVLPAALRTCRLREDSTARLLVSDKAPFELLRQGVEIKWLLFKTALRYPVPFGERVPLILETLRNFLVSHVAWAESARHRLRNLDRELKMLAAAAVERKRLLSLQDRELRTLEVAARSLGWDADEPLRPEPFEVGGIPPGGLRLKRSLNPFRRPDLAEIDLLRQLKPQVSEAQRICRDLLTMLESQDHEIKRRRDLVEGRRRKA